AGGCTTCGTCCAGTCCGCCTGGGCCTTCTCTTCGGAATAAAGTACACCGTGCATAGAGGTGGTGTACATCTCCCACTCTCTGTGATCTACACCGAGGTGACAATACCTGCACGCGTCTGCCTTTCTGGACTCTGCGGAATTAAATCTGTGCCTGGTGTGACAGCCGTCGCACCTGTTCTCTATGATGCCGTGACATGCCTGACAGCCGTTTACTTCTTCTGGCGGTTTCCCAAGGTGCCATGAGAACTCAAGCACGTTAACCGTCCATGCGTGGGTGTGTGAACCCAGTCCACCCGCGCGGTGTCCTGCCGTCTGCTCGGGATGACACTTCTGACAGGTCTGCCAGGTAGGCATCTGAAGTTTCTGATGGTCGTTTCCGTGACACTTGTCGCAGGCGACAACGCTTATTTCTTCACCAATCTTCTCTGCTATGGCATCAGCCTTCTTGGCCATCGCGCCGGGGTCACCCAGGTAGAATTTCTTGGCGGTCTCCGCGTCCGGTCTCGGATTGGCGTGCCCGCTCGACCTCCAGTCATTCACAATGGTCGGGGTCTGAACGGAATGACAGAGTATACACTCTTGCGCTTTAAATACACCTTCCACGCTGTTCTTGTTAACCCAATACTCCTGTGGTCTATACCAGCGCACTACAGGCAGGAACTTAAGGAATGACTTGTAGGGCCCCATGCCGTCCACATACGGCGGCTCAACATACTCTGACGTAAGACCAAATACGTAGAGCTCGCCGGTATCACACTTACCGACAGGCTGACCATAAATCGATGATGCGACCTCCTGAAACGTAGGGTCTGGATTGCCCAGCGACACGCTTGGGTTACCCACCAGGAAAAGCCCCAACACCGCTAAAATGGTGCAACATGCCCAGGCTCTCTCAAGAATCTTCATACCCGACTTGTCTCCTTTCTGTCACTTTGCCATATCACGAATAACTGCAGGATATAAGATCATCGCAACGCGACTGATGTTTTAGGAAAAATCTTGCGGTGAGAATTTAACTGCTGAAACTCCCTCCTCTTCCCCTTTACCCTCCAATTCTTTACGAAACGAAAATGTCGCTGAATTATACTAAGAAACCATACACTGTCAAGACATTTTTACAAAACCACTTGTGTGGCATACATATAGGTACTATACGACAGAGGCCTGCCGGCTTTTATCCAAGTAACTAAGCTCACACGGATTGAGGCCTTGCGGACAAAAATAAACACGTTTGTTCACAATTTTTCGACGGTTTAGGAGCGTCTTCAGAGGTCACGGCTCTCAAAACCAACCACATTCAATGCGTTTTGCCCTGGCTAAGACGTGGGCACAACGCACAATACGAAGGCACGGGGAGGCCAGGGCCAGACCTTCTTTTTTAGAAGGGGCCTAGTCGGGACGCTCGGTCAATCTTGCGCCACGGTCATTAAGATACCTCTTCTGTGCGGGGGTAAGACCTTTGGCGCCGCGCATGTCCGCATTGACAACGTCGGCATGCTGCAGATTGACACCGCGCAGGTTTGTCCCGCGCAGGTCGACTGTGCGCATTTTGGCCCGGGTCAGAATGGCATTTGAAAGGTCTGCGTCCCTCAGTGTAGCAGAGTTCAGGTCCACGCCTGCCAGATTGACACCCGAGAGATCAACCCCCCTCAGGTCGGCGCCGCGCAGTTTCACCCCGCTCATATCCGCCCCGCCAAACTCAGTGTCGCGTATGTACGTACCGCTCAAATCGGCACCCCGCAGGTCAGCATACCCCATCTGGACGTCCACCATCCTGACATCCCTAAGGCTCGCGGCATTCAGGTCCGCACGCCTCAGGTTCGCGCCTGTCAGTTCGGCGCCACTCAGGTCGGCACCTCTCAAATTCGAACCCGCCAGAATGCTTTTCGTCAACCTGGCACCCTTCAGATTTGCACCCCTCAACATGGCGGCACTCAGGTTGGCCCCGCGCAGGTCTGCACCTTCAAGCACGGCCCCGGTCAGGTCGGCACCTACCAGGTAGCTACGATACAGGCTTGCGCGCCGGAGGTCACAGCCAGGACACTTCTTTGTCTCCAGCAGGCGCCTTTCATTCTCCGCAACGGTGGCACCA
The window above is part of the Candidatus Bathyanammoxibius amoris genome. Proteins encoded here:
- a CDS encoding pentapeptide repeat-containing protein → MGGICKYALSAAVILTSVLLFSGGVPVRMPGGLAHPVYGATVAENERRLLETKKCPGCDLRRASLYRSYLVGADLTGAVLEGADLRGANLSAAMLRGANLKGARLTKSILAGSNLRGADLSGAELTGANLRRADLNAASLRDVRMVDVQMGYADLRGADLSGTYIRDTEFGGADMSGVKLRGADLRGVDLSGVNLAGVDLNSATLRDADLSNAILTRAKMRTVDLRGTNLRGVNLQHADVVNADMRGAKGLTPAQKRYLNDRGARLTERPD